The Candidatus Zixiibacteriota bacterium DNA segment AATGCCACAGTCCGAAAATTAAAATTGCTGAAAATGAATTATTCAGCAAACCCTAAGTAGAAATCATAGTTTTTGAAAAAACGGGGAAACTTTTAGCGATTTTTAGCAGGTCGGGTTCCGACCGGAGGGAGAAACCCGACATTTTGGACAGTGACAGGTGATTTGCTAAGGGAAAGGGCGGCATATTGCTGCGAAAGGTGTCGGGTTTCTTGTTCGTCCGCCTAAGGCGGAGAAACCGACCTGCGATTGTATAAAAAAAAACGGGGAAGCTCCTGTATATCTCTCCTTGCAATTTACTTTTGTGTTTGCTATCATCGTTAAATAGAAAACTGGCAAATGTAATCTGGAGAAATAACCGGTGAAATACCATGTTTTTGTCGATTTTGACGGCACTATTACAATTAATGATGTCGGACATGATTTTTTCGAGAAATTTGCCTTTGGGAAAGCATCCGATATTGTTTCTAAATATCGGCAAGGCGAAATCAGCGCCGTGGAATGCCTTCAGAAAGAATGTGATATATACAACGAAAATCCCGCTTCAGCTTATGAGGTGAAGCAATTTGTCGATTCCCAAAAATTAACTGATGGTTTCATCGAGTTCGAGGAATTTTGCCGCAGCCGCCAGATAAGACTTACGATTTTATCAGCGGGATTCGATTTTTATATCCTGCCAATACTAAAAAAATACGGCTTATCGCATCTTGAGGTTTATAATAATCCGACGCTTATCAAGGATGGGCAGGTTATCCCTGATTTTATTTATTATGACAAAGATACATGCTGGCAATGCTCGAACTGCAAGGGACAGCGAATCAGGGAATTAACCTTGCCGGATGAAACCTCAATATTTGTAGGCGACGGCCATTCGGACAGCCATGGCGCTGAACAGGCAAATATAGTTTTTGCTAAAAGCTA contains these protein-coding regions:
- a CDS encoding MtnX-like HAD-IB family phosphatase, coding for MKYHVFVDFDGTITINDVGHDFFEKFAFGKASDIVSKYRQGEISAVECLQKECDIYNENPASAYEVKQFVDSQKLTDGFIEFEEFCRSRQIRLTILSAGFDFYILPILKKYGLSHLEVYNNPTLIKDGQVIPDFIYYDKDTCWQCSNCKGQRIRELTLPDETSIFVGDGHSDSHGAEQANIVFAKSYLARYLDSSNINYFAYNDFFDVVKKFSDILRDG